One segment of Salvia splendens isolate huo1 chromosome 20, SspV2, whole genome shotgun sequence DNA contains the following:
- the LOC121780752 gene encoding metal transporter Nramp5-like yields MASLQQQQGSGGGNSNRVVAVVHTPPAAAGDKEFDQEDQFQQEPGWKNFLKHVGPGFLVSLAYLDPGNLETDLQAGANHGYELLWVILIGLVFALIIQSLAANLGVSTGKHLAEHCKAEYPIFVKLCLWILAELAVIAADIPEVIGTAFALNILFKIPVWVGVLCTGCSTLLLLGLQKYGVRKLELLIAILVFIMAACFFGELSYVKPPAKEVMKGMFVPKLIGQGATGDAIALLGALVMPHNLFLHSALVLSRKIPNSVRGINDACRYFLMESGFALFVAFLINVAVISVSGTVCLADDLSSEDEDSCSNLTLNSASFLLKNVLGKSSSTVYAIALLASGQSSTITGTYAGQYIMQGFLELKMRKWTRNLMTRCIAITPSLVVSIIGGSSGAGRLIIIASMILSFELPFALIPLLKFSTSATKMGPHKNSIYIIVFSWILGLGIIGINIYYLSTAFVGWLIHNDLPKLGNVFIGILVFPLMAIYVISVIYLMFRKDRVVTFIDPTKSDPISMENGHQGGVEMQNAPYREDLADIPLPN; encoded by the exons ATGGCAAgcttgcagcagcagcagggCAGTGGCGGTGGGAACAGCAACCGTGTTGTCGCGGTGGTGCATACGCCGCCCGCCGCCGCCGGAGACAAAGAATTTGATCAGGAAGACCAATTTCAACAG GAGCCTGGGTGGAAAAATTTCTTGAAGCATGTTGGACCTGGTTTCTTGGTCTCATTGGCTTACCTTGATCCGGGAAATT TGGAAACTGATTTGCAGGCGGGAGCAAACCACGGCTATGAA CTGTTGTGGGTGATACTTATCGGATTGGTGTTTGCCCTTATAATTCAATCACTTGCAGCAAATCTAGGAGTCAGCACCG GCAAACATTTGGCGGAGCATTGCAAAGCTGAGTATCCAATATTCGTCAAATTATGCTTGTGGATTCTAGCTGAGCTAGCCGTCATCGCTGCCGACATCCCAGAAG TGATTGGGACGGCATTTGCACTGAACATCTTATTTAAGATACCAGTTTGGGTTGGGGTTCTCTGCACCGGGTGCAGTACTCTGCTCTTGCTCGGTCTACAAAAATATGGT GTTAGGAAGCTGGAATTATTGATCGCAATATTAGTATTCATAATGGCAGCATGTTTCTTTGGAGAATTAAGCTATGTGAAACCTCCGGCTAAAGAAGTGATGAAGGGAATGTTTGTGCCTAAGTTGATAGGCCAAGGCGCCACCGGTGATGCCATCGCGTTGCTCGGTGCACTCGTTATGCC GCATAATCTTTTTCTTCATTCTGCTCTAGTGCTATCAAGAAAGATACCTAATTCCGTTCGTGGCATTAAT gATGCTTGTCGATACTTCTTGATGGAAAGTGGATTTGCACTTTTTGTAGCCTTTTTGATAAATGTGGCTGTCATTTCCGTGTCCGGCACTGTTTGCTTAGCAGATGATCTCTCAAGTGAAGACGAAGATAGTTGTAGCAACTTAACACTAAATTCTGCATCCTTCCTACTCAAG AATGTTTTGGGGAAATCAAGTTCTACTGTTTATGCCATTGCATTGTTGGCCTCGGGCCAGAGCTCTACTATCACAGGCACCTATGCAGGACAATACATCATGCAg ggaTTCTTGGAACTCAAGATGAGAAAATGGACAAGGAATTTGATGACAAGGTGCATTGCCATAACACCTAGTTTAGTAGTGTCTATAATAGGAGGATCTTCCGGAGCTGGTCGACTCATCATTATTGCATCG ATGATACTATCTTTCGAGCTACCTTTCGCTCTAATCCCACTTCTCAAATTTAGCACAAGCGCCACCAAAATGGGACCTCACAAGAACTCTATCTAC ATTATCGTGTTTTCATGGATCCTAGGGCTGGGGATCATCGGCATCAACATCTACTACTTGAGCACTGCATTTGTGGGGTGGCTTATCCACAATGACTTGCCAAAATTAGGGAATGTGTTCATTGGAATCCTAGTGTTTCCTCTTATGGCAATCTATGTTATTTCGGTTATCTATCTCATGTTTCGAAAGGACAGGGTTGTGACATTCATCGACCCGACCAAGTCTGATCCGATCTCCATGGAAAACGGGCATCAAGGAGGAGTCGAGATGCAAAATGCTCCGTATAGAGAGGATCTTGCCGATATCCCGTTGCCTAACTAG
- the LOC121781130 gene encoding probable disease resistance protein At4g27220, producing MERTLAKIFEMLFSKVGELFLSKVMDQTADDAHNNVKNIKDFEVSLKTLQKKLKSLSARACDVEEEIRNAERSGRKKRKREVEEWLEQVKFIEEEVTELGSQVESQGFVTRLMDGGRAAKLTDEVDTLVEQSRNFGELVLDVSGNTGEILLANGMVGQAFHDNLERVLELLESGRVSSVGVYGMGGVGKTTLVKHINNRLVQQSHRRVFWLTVSREFSVTSLQDKIARLLGVELVDEDNEGERAARVHSVLSRMKNSVLILDDVWEYIDMLRVGCLISVECCRLIITTRSLKVCRQIRCQEVILVEKLGKDEAWKLFNETLGNEIALGSQVEEIAKSVAKLCDGLPLGIISVAGSMRGEASVHTWKNALSELKECVVRQEGMGEDEVFKVLKYSFDQLNRGNQSQNNEYNTLQLCLLYCSLYPEDYQILKEDLVRKFISEGLMDQRKSRRGQIHQGHSILEKLVNVCLLESVVFEEYVKMHDLVRGMALMIGEGRYMVRAGNYSLVEIPDEEEWTNGLEKVSLMMSGIKRIGDGISPDCPNLSTLVLCGSLLNTVTGSFFSKMQHLSTLDLCETDVTTLPDSICDLKFLKNLFLEFCSKLENVPYLGNMKALRELNLSYTAIEEVPRGLEELFNLKFLSLDVRTLKMLPRGLLLKLGNLQHLKLPFHNLVPIEEIENFKKLEEFSGGVESVSDFNRFVTSRVHDTCYRIGVGYSYTARYRFFELYNNELILCGVSLKDEKVSGEGVLYLTMIRCKGLSTCFVDDFPRLGDPTSLKRVNIESCGGIERILSSDHQDLLLPQISTLEDIVLVELEDLKGFVIAPVAPVKIVFSSLKRLAIYKCSKVGKLGLPVSSFPNLEYIEIEVCGEELQEIFEDDGRGSVTLPKLKKLILHELPGLKRVCKATMICNSIETIEIVQCPRLMKKLPLHLDVCPPPTLRVILAAQEWWELLEWDNPNLPQLLHPFLQLF from the coding sequence ATGGAGAGAACATTAGCCAAAATTTTCGAGATGCTGTTTTCAAAGGTGGGGGAGTTGTTTTTGTCTAAGGTGATGGATCAGACGGCTGATGATGCTCACAACAATGTGAAGAATATAAAGGATTTTGAGGTCAGTTTAAAAACTCTGCAAAAGAAATTGAAGTCATTGAGTGCTAGGGCTTGTGATGTGGAGGAGGAGATCAGGAATGCAGAGCGCTCAGGTAGAAAGAAAAGGAAACGAGAAGTCGAGGAATGGTTGGAACAAGTCAAATTTATTGAGGAAGAAGTTACTGAGTTGGGGAGTCAAGTGGAATCACAAGGATTCGTAACGAGGTTGATGGATGGGGGAAGAGCAGCCAAACTGACTGACGAAGTTGATACCCTTGTTGAGCAAAGTCGGAATTTTGGGGAACTTGTACTTGATGTTAGTGGGAATACGGGAGAGATATTGTTGGCGAATGGGATGGTTGGCCAAGCGTTTCATGATAATTTGGAAAGGGTTTTGGAGCTTTTGGAGAGCGGGAGAGTGTCGAGCGTTGGTGTTTATGGGATGGGTGGTGTGGGCAAGACAACTCTGGTAAAGCACATCAACAACCGACTCGTGCAGCAATCTCATAGACGCGTGTTCTGGCTTACAGTCTCTCGAGAATTTAGTGTCACGAGTTTACAAGACAAGATAGCTCGTCTGTTAGGTGTGGAACTTGTGGATGAGGACAATGAAGGCGAAAGAGCAGCGAGGGTGCATAGCGTGTTGTCTCGGATGAAGAATTCAGTACTCATATTGGATGATGTGTGGGAATATATTGACATGTTAAGGGTGGGGTGTCTTATATCTGTGGAGTGCTGTAGGTTGATTATAACAACTAGGTCGTTGAAAGTGTGTCGCCAAATTCGTTGCCAAGAAGTGATTCTGGTTGAAAAACTAGGTAAGGACGAGGCATGGAAGCTGTTCAATGAGACGTTGGGGAATGAGATAGCGCTAGGTTCTCAAGTAGAAGAAATTGCCAAATCTGTAGCAAAACTGTGCGATGGTTTGCCACTAGGAATTATTAGCGTGGCTGGAAGCATGAGGGGCGAGGCTTCTGTTCATACGTGGAAAAATGCTTTGTCTGAACTAAAGGAATGCGTCGTTCGCCAAGAGGGCATGGGAGAAGATGAGGTGTTCAAAGTATTGAAATATAGTTTCGATCAGTTGAACAGAGGTAATCAGAGCCAGAATAATGAATACAATACTCTTCAGCTATGCCTCCTGTACTGCTCGTTATATCCCGAGGACTACCAAATACTTAAGGAGGATTTGGTTCGAAAGTTCATCTCAGAGGGGTTGATGGATCAAAGAAAGAGTCGGAGAGGGCAAATTCACCAAGGTCATTCCATATTGGAGAAATTAGTGAATGTGTGTTTATTGGAAAGTGTTGTTTTTGAGGAATACGTGAAGATGCACGATCTTGTGAGAGGTATGGCGTTGATGATTGGCGAGGGGCGATATATGGTGAGAGCAGGTAACTACTCTTTGGTGGAaatccccgacgaagaagagtggACAAATGGTTTGGAGAAGGTGTCCTTGATGATGAGTGGCATAAAGAGAATCGGAGATGGAATCTCTCCCGATTGTCCTAACCTCTCAACATTGGTTTTATGTGGGAGTCTATTGAACACTGTCACGGGTTCATTCTTCTCCAAAATGCAGCACCTGAGCACTCTTGATCTCTGTGAAACTGACGTCACGACGCTGCCAGATTCAATCTGTGACTTGAAGTTCCTCAAGAACTTATTCCTTGAGTTCTGTTCTAAGCTTGAAAATGTACCCTACTTGGGAAATATGAAGGCACTGAGGGAGTTGAACCTCTCGTATACAGCCATCGAGGAAGTGCCTCGTGGACTTGAGGAGTTATTCAATCTCAAGTTCCTTTCACTAGATGTGCGTACGCTGAAGATGCTTCCTAGAGGATTGCTGCTCAAACTCGGGAATCTTCAGCACCTGAAACTCCCATTTCATAACTTAGTACCAATTGAAGAAATTGAGAATTTCAAAAAACTGGAGGAGTTCAGCGGAGGAGTGGAAAGTGTGAGTGATTTTAACCGTTTTGTTACGAGCCGTGTGCATGATACTTGCTACAGAATAGGAGTAGGATACAGCTACACTGCTCGCTACAGATTTTTCGAACTATACAATAATGAGTTGATCTTGTGTGGAGTCAGCCTTAAAGATGAGAAGGTATCGGGGGAAGGCGTTTTGTACCTAACAATGATCCGATGCAAGGGCCTGAGCACCTGCTTCGTGGATGACTTTCCGAGATTGGGTGATCCCACATCTCTCAAGAGAGTGAATATCGAAAGCTGTGGAGGAATAGAACGCATATTGAGCAGCGATCATCAAGATTTACTACTGCCTCAAATCTCCACTCTCGAAGATATTGTGCTGGTGGAGTTGGAGGATCTGAAGGGGTTCGTGATCGCACCAGTTGCACCCGTAAAGATTGTATTCTCCTCTCTGAAAAGGCTAGCTATTTACAAATGCAGCAAGGTGGGGAAGCTGGGGTTGCCTGTATCGAGCTTTCCCAACCTTGAATATATTGAAATCGAGGTGTGTGGAGAGGAACTGCAAGAGATATTCGAAGATGATGGAAGAGGCTCCGTCACCCTCCCCAAGTTGAAAAAGCTGATCTTACATGAGCTGCCGGGACTAAAGCGTGTATGCAAGGCAACGATGATCTGCAACTCCATCGAGACCATCGAGATTGTGCAGTGCCCGAGATTGATGAAGAAACTGCCTCTGCATTTGGATGTTTGTCCACCTCCCACCCTGAGAGTGATATTGGCAGCTCAAGAATGGTGGGAATTGTTGGAGTGGGACAATCCCAATCTCCCTCAACTCCTCCATCCCTTTCTTCAACTCTTCTGA